The Colwellia sp. M166 genome segment AACATAAAGAGAAGACGGGCTATTTATTATTTATTGGCGTTGTTTTAAAAATTGCGCATGAGCAAATTCATGGCGCCAGCGCAGATGTCGAGTTACTTATTGGCGCAAGTGTTGCCACCGACGCCCATTTATATGGTGCTATAGGTGGCTTATTAGCATTCTTGAGTTTACATGTTAATAATAAACAAGTAGCAAAGGAGACAGTTTAATCGGCTTAATTATCCGTTTGATCATAAGGGTGTAATTTATCAAGAGCAATAGATAAACCGTTATCTTGAATAATACGAATATGGTGACGATCCAACTTTCTCGCATGCCTAACACCACATGAATGCGCTAATAGTCCAACACCATATTGAATATATTTATGATAGTTAGCTACTCGCTCTGCTTTATCTATCGGATCTAAGCCTCGTTGTAATTTGATGTTATGGGTAGTAATACCAGTAGGACAAGTATCCTTATTACACTGCATTGCTTGAATACAACCCAAGGCAAACATAAACCCCCTTGCTGAGTTTACCGCATCGGCCCCCATAGCAAGCGCCCAAGCAACTTTCGATGGCGTGATTAATTTGCCGGCACAAATGACTCGGATGCGATCACGTAAACCATATTCAGCTAGTAAATTAACCACCAACGGTAAACTTTCTTTTAACGGCAAACCGACATAATCCATTAACGGTTGTGGTGCGGCTCCTGTACCACCATCAGCGCTGTCGATAGTAATAAAGTCTGGTGCAAATTCAGCTCCTTGGAGGTTGATCTCTTCAAGTAATGCTCTTAACCAAAGAGATTCTCCAATAACCGCTTTAAAGCCAACTGGCTTACCTGTGACCTCACGCACCCGATTCACCATAACCAATATATCCTGCACTGACTTGATATCAGGGTGAGCATTTGGACTGATTGAATCTACACCTGGCATTATACCTCGTATTCTAGCAATTTCTGCGGTGACCTTTTTACCCGGTAAAATCCCCCCTTTGCCGGGTTTAGCACCTTGAGACAATTTAATTTCAAACATTTTAATTTGTGACTTAGCCGCTAATGTTACCAACATTTTATCGCATAACTGCCCGTGCTCATCCCTAACACCATATTTAGCCGTACCTATTTGGAAAACAAGATCTGCACCGCTGGCTAAATGATATTCACTAATACCGCCCTCTCCCGTGTTCATCCAGCATCCTGCTTTAGCAGCGCCATTTGACAAAGCTTTTACCGCCGTTGCCGACAAAGCACCAAAACTCATGGCAGAAATATTAAATAATGACTCGCTGGTATAAGGCTCTCGACAATAAGGGCCATAAGTAATGCTGCTCGGAGGCACAGCATCTTCTTCTAGTGTTGGAAAGGCACAGTTCATAAACATGATAGTGCCCGTCGGCTCTAGGTTTCTGGTTGAGCCAAAAGCAACAGTACGTTCAACATCTTTTGCCGCTCGATAAACCCAACTCCGCTCAGCTCTATTGAATGGCAACTCTTCACGATCCATAGCGAAAAAGTATTGTCTAAAAAACTCACCTTGTTTTTCAAATAAATACCTAAAGCGACCAATCACCGGATAATTACGGCGTATTGCATGCTTGTTTTGTGTTTTATCAACGATATACATATAAATTATCGCCAAAAAACCTACCCCTAACAACAATATAAATAGTGCGGAAAGTTTTTCTAAATAGCTGAGCATGCCATACATGTTATCCATTATTTACCTCGTAAATTGTTATAGTTTTATAAAAGCTTGAGCCAGTAACTTGTATAAATTCATCATGAGCCCTTTTCATCAAGAAAACAGATGCTGTTGCATTGTATTCGTTTAAAGTACATTTAATATCATTATATTGCTAATATTTGGCATTATCACGTCAGTTGTATATGATTATTTAGTGTACTAGGGGCTGTTGATGTTCATTTTAGTCTCTGCTATTAGCTAACTTTTGAGATAACAAGGCGAAAAGTGTGCGATGTTAGGTTGAAAATCAACCATACTTCCTTGAGTTGCCTTGAACAAGCGTCAATCTTTATTGGCTACAGGACATAGGTACTTAGCGTGAGCGGGACGCGGTAAGCTGTGCTTAATATGCATTTGGGGCAAGCAAACATAATATGAACTGCCTCGATTGCCAACTTTTTCAAGTGCAACAGAGCGGTGATAAAGTGCAAGATCAACAGCCTCTAAAAAATTAACAAACTGTAAAAGTATATTATACCAAGTCTATTAAGTTTGTTCCCACTCAGCGCTTATCAGCGTTTTGAGAACAACAATCATTTTGTCAATATAGTATTCTATATAAAGGAAATTATCGAAACGCTGGTAAGCTTCCCAAGGGTGATTTTAAAGTCTTACAGGCCGTGTTGTTGATTTTGATAAGGTTCTCACAGGGATGTGAGTCATTAGAGCAACGCAGGAGCAGTTGCCGAGAATAACCATTATCTTCAACCAATACCTTGCCTACATGGATGTACTTAGGTTCAGCCTGGAACGGTGAACCTGTGCCGCTAAACTTTTTAAATTTCACTGAGTCAGAAGAAACTTAGTAAAATGGGTATTACTAGCCATAAATGGAATTAGCTTTAAATAAGGAAATCAAATTGCAACAAGATAAAAAAACTCTCGCCATCACCACGCAACATCAGAGTAACGTAACATATCAACTTAAAAAACTATTATCTCTTGCGATGATAATATTCACTGGCACGACTTCAGCTGACACTAACAATGTCCCAGTCATACATTTAGTTACAGAACATCTACCACCATATCAAATTGAAAATAAAAACAAAAAATCATCGGGTTTTGCGGTAGACATCATTAAAGAAACCATGGCTCGTAGCAATTACACCTATTCATTAAAAAGCTATCCGTGGGTTCGTTCCTATAAATTAGCCCAAATTAAAGCTAATCACTGTATATTTTCAATCGCACGATTGAAGTCAAGAGAAGCACTATTTAAATGGGTAGGTCCAATATCAAAAGTTAACAATACTGCGATGTGGGGGCTAAAAGACCAAAAAATAGTGGTTAATAACCTCGAAGATGCAAAAAAATATACCATAGCTGTTAACCGTAACGATATTGCTCATACCGGCTTAGTTGAGCGTGGTTTTATTGAAGGTAAACATCTGTATGTGTTAGATGATGCAAAATCTTTAATTAATATCCTTATTACTCGACCTGAAATTGACTTAATTGTTGCCGACGATACCACTGTTAATTTTCGAGCAGAATTAGCCGGTGTAAGTGTAGATAAATTACAAAAAATACATGAGATTAAGGGCTTACCGCTAGATTTCTTCTTCGCCTGCAGTCGACAAACAGATGATAAAATCATTAAACACTTAGCCACAAAATTGCATAGCCTTTATAAAGACGGTACTTACGAAGCAATATGGAACCAATGGAAAAGCAAAATGATCAGTATTGAATAATCATTCATAAAAAAGGCCTCTGTAGTTACTCACCATGAGGCCTTTGACATTTATACCAAGTCTATTAAATACGACTAGGGGCTAAATCACTAGTTTTATAGGGTATTTTCAAATAACTTATAAATTCTCCGGTATTCATTTAACCAAGAGCTTGGTTGCACAAAACCATGCGGCTCTACTGGGTAAATAGCTGTTTCAAAGTC includes the following:
- a CDS encoding FMN-binding glutamate synthase family protein, translated to MDNMYGMLSYLEKLSALFILLLGVGFLAIIYMYIVDKTQNKHAIRRNYPVIGRFRYLFEKQGEFFRQYFFAMDREELPFNRAERSWVYRAAKDVERTVAFGSTRNLEPTGTIMFMNCAFPTLEEDAVPPSSITYGPYCREPYTSESLFNISAMSFGALSATAVKALSNGAAKAGCWMNTGEGGISEYHLASGADLVFQIGTAKYGVRDEHGQLCDKMLVTLAAKSQIKMFEIKLSQGAKPGKGGILPGKKVTAEIARIRGIMPGVDSISPNAHPDIKSVQDILVMVNRVREVTGKPVGFKAVIGESLWLRALLEEINLQGAEFAPDFITIDSADGGTGAAPQPLMDYVGLPLKESLPLVVNLLAEYGLRDRIRVICAGKLITPSKVAWALAMGADAVNSARGFMFALGCIQAMQCNKDTCPTGITTHNIKLQRGLDPIDKAERVANYHKYIQYGVGLLAHSCGVRHARKLDRHHIRIIQDNGLSIALDKLHPYDQTDN
- a CDS encoding ABC transporter substrate-binding protein, with amino-acid sequence MQQDKKTLAITTQHQSNVTYQLKKLLSLAMIIFTGTTSADTNNVPVIHLVTEHLPPYQIENKNKKSSGFAVDIIKETMARSNYTYSLKSYPWVRSYKLAQIKANHCIFSIARLKSREALFKWVGPISKVNNTAMWGLKDQKIVVNNLEDAKKYTIAVNRNDIAHTGLVERGFIEGKHLYVLDDAKSLINILITRPEIDLIVADDTTVNFRAELAGVSVDKLQKIHEIKGLPLDFFFACSRQTDDKIIKHLATKLHSLYKDGTYEAIWNQWKSKMISIE